Proteins from a genomic interval of Lolium perenne isolate Kyuss_39 chromosome 1, Kyuss_2.0, whole genome shotgun sequence:
- the LOC127341882 gene encoding small polypeptide DEVIL 8: protein MELAASASESVCSAYHHLSTPADADDGGAQSRPQLPRRRKHAAGGGVSGLRRRCHEVLKQQRTRLYILRRCVSMLLCWNDHDDMSD, encoded by the coding sequence ATGGAGCTAGCGGCTTCGGCGTCGGAGTCCGTCTGCTCGGCGTACCACCACCTGTCAACGCCGGCAGACGCCGATGACGGCGGCGCGCAGTCACGGCCGCAGCTGCCGCGGCGGAGGAAGCACGCGGCTGGCGGCGGCGTCAGCGGGCTCCGGCGCCGGTGCCACGAGGTGCTGAAGCAGCAGAGGACGAGGCTGTACATCCTCCGGCGGTGCGTCTCGATGCTGCTGTGCTGGAACGACCACGACGACATGTCCGACTGA